Proteins from a genomic interval of Ficedula albicollis isolate OC2 chromosome 9, FicAlb1.5, whole genome shotgun sequence:
- the LOC107603816 gene encoding extensin-like, whose product MARRSPPSSSLEPAEPAWSRHGHRVTHRAGVEPARPPSHPQSRRGAGTATESPTEPAWSRHGHRVTHRAGVEPARPPSHPQSRRGAGTATESPTEPAWSRHGHRVTHRAGVEPARPPSHPQSRRGAGTATESPTEPAWSRHGHRVTHRAGVEPARPPSHPQSRRGAGTATESPTEPAWSRHGHRVTHRAGVEPARPPSHPQSRRGAGTATESPTEPAWSRHGHRVTHRAGVEPARPPSHPQSRRGAGTATESPTEPAWSRHGHRVTHRAGVEPARPPSHPQSRRGAGTATESPTEPAWSRHGHRVTHRAGVEPARPPSHPQSRRGAGTATESPTEPAWSRHGHRVTHRAGVEPARPPSHPQSRRGAGTATESPTEPAWSRHGHRVTHRAGVEPARPPSHPQSRRGAGTATESPTEPAWSRHGHRVTHRAGVEPARPPSHPQSRRGAGTATESPTEPAWSRHGHRVTHRAGVEPARPPSHPQSRRGAGTATESPTEPAWSWHGHRVTHRAVSIGWERKMPPWSW is encoded by the exons ATGGCTCGAAG gagccctcccagcagcagccttgaGCCAGCAGAGCCGGCGTGGAGCCGGCACGGCCACCGAGTCACCCACAGAGCCGGCGTGGAGCCGGCACGGCCACCGAGTCACCCACAGAGCCGGCGTGGAGCCGGCACGGCCACCGAGTCACCCACAGAGCCGGCGTGGAGCCGGCACGGCCACCGAGTCACCCACAGAGCCGGCGTGGAGCCGGCACGGCCACCGAGTCACCCACAGAGCCGGCGTGGAGCCGGCACGGCCACCGAGTCACCCACAGAGCCGGCGTGGAGCCGGCACGGCCACCGAGTCACCCACAGAGCCGGCGTGGAGCCGGCACGGCCACCGAGTCACCCACAGAGCCGGCGTGGAGCCGGCACGGCCACCGAGTCACCCACAGAGCCGGCGTGGAGCCGGCACGGCCACCGAGTCACCCACAGAGCCGGCGTGGAGCCGGCACGGCCACCGAGTCACCCACAGAGCCGGCGTGGAGCCGGCACGGCCACCGAGTCACCCACAGAGCCGGCGTGGAGCCGGCACGGCCACCGAGTCACCCACAGAGCCGGCGTGGAGCCGGCACGGCCACCGAGTCACCCACAGAGCCGGCGTGGAGCCGGCACGGCCACCGAGTCACCCACAGAGCCGGCGTGGAGCCGGCACGGCCACCGAGTCACCCACAGAGCCGGCGTGGAGCCGGCACGGCCACCGAGTCACCCACAGAGCCGGCGTGGAGCCGGCACGGCCACCGAGTCACCCACAGAGCCGGCGTGGAGCCGGCACGGCCACCGAGTCACCCACAGAGCCGGCGTGGAGCCGGCACGGCCACCGAGTCACCCACAGAGCCGGCGTGGAGCCGGCACGGCCACCGAGTCACCCACAGAGCCGGCGTGGAGCCGGCACGGCCACCGAGTCACCCACAGAGCCGGCGTGGAGCCGGCACGGCCACCGAGTCACCCACAGAGCCGGCGTGGAGCCGGCACGGCCACCGAGTCACCCACAGAGCCGGCGTGGAGCCGGCACGGCCACCGAGTCACCCACAGAGCCGGCGTGGAGCCGGCACGGCCACCGAGTCACCCACAGAGCCGGCGTGGAGCCGGCACGGCCACCGAGTCACCCACAGAGCCGGCGTGGAGCCGGCACGGCCACCGAGTCACCCACAGAGCCGGCGTGGAGCCGGCACGGCCACCGAGTCACCCACAGAGCCGGCGTGGAGCCGGCACGGCCACCGAGTCACCCACAGAGCCGGCGTGGAGCCGGCACGGCCACCGAGTCACCCACAGAGCCGGCGTGGAGCCGGCACGGCCACCGAGTCACCCACAGAGCCGGCGTGGAGCCGGCACGGCCACCGAGTCACCCACAGAGCCGGCGTGGAGCCGGCACGGCCACCGAGTCACCCACAGAGCCGGCGTGGAGCCGGCACGGCCACCGAGTCACCCACAGAGCCGGCGTGGAGCCGGCACGGCCACCGAGTCACCCACAGAGCCGGCGTGGAGCTGGCACGGCCACCGAGTCACCCACAGAGCCGTCAGCATTGGCTGGGAGCGCAAGATGCCACCCTGGTCTTGGTAG